A window of Dermacentor andersoni chromosome 4, qqDerAnde1_hic_scaffold, whole genome shotgun sequence genomic DNA:
CGTCGCCGTGGAACGGGTTAGGCCTGCGAGGCGCGTTGACAATGCATGGTACCTCACCATTTGGGAACCTTTTGGTTTGGCTTGTGGTTGTTGTTGAGATCTTCCTCACacagcttgccaggggactgtattgcggtagAAGACTAAgtaggcgacggctgcttcgaatGATTTGTCCCGTCCCCGAgatactggcgtcggtagcttctggctCAGGACCAGCAGGCATAGGGTGGGTACGTACCTGGCGCCTCCACCAGtctgtcacgagaggaaaaggcaagcagtcagTTCAAGTGAACGGCCGTTTGCTGTTCGTTTCTGTAGCAGGTACCACGCACACTTCATCCTCGGCTTCTAGCGTAACGAGGCGTGCCAATATTGTGGAGGCGGTAGATACTTGAGTATAATAGCAATTTGCGGAGCACTCAAAGTAAATGGATAAAGCGTAAGCGTTTTCTATTTTGCAGAAGAGTAGATTCGGAAGGCGGGTAAATGGTTATAGAGCCTTTTACGCTGATTAAGAGCTGATACACGGAATAATTGACGTTTGCTGAAAGAAATATTTGTCGCTAGAAGCACTCGCACAACAAGGAAAGTGTGCTGGCGCCTGCACGGGCACGATTGAAAGGGTTACAGCATGCAAGAATGGGATGAATTTCTTCGACCTTGTGAGCGACTTCGGAGTAGAATGAATGGCTGCCTAGCTAAGTCGCTGATAACATTTAGAAACAGAATCaaccattcctagaaaatgcagTGGCCTTTGATGCGATCTCATAACAAGGAGGAGCTGCATTTGAACGTGAAAATTTGCCTCCGTGTTCACAACAGTTTATTTCATTGCAACCCGCTGCTACAGTAACGCTTATCTTACACGAAACATTCGGAACcttctacactcttaaaaaaaagagagtcaaAAGAGGGTCACGACTACCTCGACTCTCTTTTTTCAGTCGCTGACCACCTTTTTTTCCAAGGGTAGTCACAAAACGAAGTCGGGAATGACGCATGAAATGGATGACTCCCGTGCTGCTTGAAGGGAGTCAGTGAAAGGCACATATGATGTTATAGGTTGCAGCGAATGTGGATTCGTTGGTTCACTCAATCAAATAACTGATCGACTATACCAAAGAAAACAGCATGATATGTAACTACCCGAGTTCAACTCTATAGCCGCAATAAGTAAAATGCGTTTCATGCAGTGCTGTATTACTGCATAATCAGGATAGCAAGAAAaccaaattgtttttttttttttcaatttttcagtaaGAAGTaattgaagcagggtggtacaaCGCCAAACTCCAAAAGTAATAACACTGGTTGGTATATTTATGCAACACACTGTACATTAATATGTATTTTGTATATAAAGATACcttaaaaagggggggggggaggaggaggaggaggaggagggagggggaggggagagtGCACAATATTGATTGACCATGCACAGaatggaaaaaagaagaagaaaatacaacacGAATATACACACAATGTCAACAGAACACAAACTGTGAAGTACACCACTtagaaaattaaaaattaaattatggggttttacgtgccaaaaccactttctgattatgaggcacgccgtagtggggaactccggaaattttgaccacctggggttctttaacgtgcacctaaatctaagtacacgggtgttttcgcatttcgcccccatcgaaatgcggccgccgtgggcgggattcgatcccgcgacctcgtgctcagcagcctaacaccatagccactgagctaccacggctttttttttttttttttttttttctttattgccgacttcaacacgtcagtttacaaaatcagtctgcgcgaagaacacaacacgtatgctaaaaatacgtcaccctcacttggggttacgtgatgagattaaaattcacgcatgtgtagcaaagcttccattcttggaagccactcaggcactgggtcttgtatcttgtatccttcaatagctctgctaacagattcacaaaaatactgtcttatcggcctggcatcaatgtctgcgtggctgaccgccatcctggatcgccaaatactgtgcaggcccaatatcataatcatgtcaaaaggaaccccgtcttcactctcgacgggtagaaatctaattccgaaagcatcaaccggtaagtcttttttaatcgtgcgttggagaatgtcccaaaagaaaagggcttcccaacaatctaagaaaacatgttcgatagtttccggcTTCCGGCATATGAAACAATGATTTCCCCAAGGCACAAAGAAACCCTTCGCTTCCAAATACGTCTTGACTTCAAGAGTGTTCGTATGGAGCTTAAAGAAGAAACTTTTAACTCCGCCTGGTACAGTCATTCTTTTCACACGTTTTAGAACTGACTGCCATGGACCTGCACAGTACAACGACCTGTACAACGGTACCGGAAGAAAGACCTCACACAGGTCCTTATAAAGTTTCTTTCGCGACACCACTGACAAATATTCAAACGAAAATCGCACTTGCAAGACGCGACATGCCATGTACACCTCTTTAAGAAAGCCAAAAATGCTCCCTTGCATACTCTCCGAACTAACAACCAAATTTGGCAAAACCctgcccaacctaacctgacacaCAGTTCGCAAAAAGGGGTCATTCGTGTCACGAAAAAACATAAATCGGTTAACCAACTGGCGCAGATATAGATGGGCCAAACCTAGTCCTCCAGAGCGGACGCGGTGAAACAGATTGGTGCGTCGTGTCCGCTCCCAAGTGGTTCCCCACACAAACACCGCAAATACACGGTGCAGCTTCTGCACATTGACGCGAGAACAATGAATTGCTTGCAAGACATACCACAGcttggttacaaaaaaaaaggttacaaatTGTGGCACGCGCGAAAATAGACCAGCTGAAGCCTTTGAGCCTGTCGGCCTTCTCACGCATTTCAGCAACTTGGCATTTCCAATATGGCTCACTGTCGCGATAATTCTCCAGCGgcactcctaaatattttactGGGGTTGCTGTCCAAGTCATGTTTGCGAAATTCGTTGGGGTTAAGGGCCAGTCGCCGTGCCAGAACCCCAAACACTTAGCCCAGTTCACAGCACTCCCGCTCACAGAACAAAAGTCTTTCACAATTTGAACCACAACACGAACGCTTTCGTAGTCAGCACAGAAtacggcaatgtcatcagcatacgcgAGAATGCGGACCTCCGCCGCATGCAAACGAAAACCATGAACGCTGTTGCTTTCAATAACGCTCAAACAAAAAGGTTCaatatacaaacaaaaaagcaatggtgACAGGGGGCAACCCTGACGCACAGAGCgttgcacttggatgcgcgttcccACCCCCTTATTTACTAACAACCGCGTCGTGCATCCTCTGTACGCCATGGCTACGCCTTGGCAGATGACTGATCCGACATTAACGTGCTCTAAAACAGAGAACAAGAGGTCATGCGGCACCCTGTCGAAGGCTTTCTCTAGATCGAGCTGGAGCATTGCGATGCTTTCATGCAAAGCGTCGCAACACTCGAGCACGGACCGGGCTGTGTGTATGTTGGTATATATGGTGCGACCTTTGATACCACAGGTCTGATGTGGTCCCACTAATTCTTGCATCACGGCTTGGAGTCTTTTAGCCAGAATTTTCATGAAGATCTTGTAGTCTACATTAGTCAGGGATATGGGTCGGTAAGCGGTAACCTGTCGCAGTCTAGCTTCATCTTCGCTTTTTGGTATTAAAATTGTATGGGATGTTAAAAATGAAGGAGGAAGCATATCCTTGTCATAAGCCTCATTAAACAGTGTAGCCAAAACCGGTGCTAAATCCTCTTTGAATGCCTTATAAAGCGGTGCTACTAGCCCGTCTGGTCCTGGGGACTTTCCGGGGTTGAGGTCTTCTATGGCTTTCCGCACTTCTTCTGTTGAAATGGGCAGTTCTAGCCGCTCTTTCGTATCATCACTAAGCCGCGGCATTAAAGAGAGGAAACGGGTCTTGAAGTCTTCGGTTCTTACTTTGGTGTAACCAAAGAGCCCGCTGTAGTATTCATAAAAGGCCCTTTCTATATTTCCTTTGTCTACGAAGATTACACCGTTCCACTCTATTTTTGGTATGTCATTCTTGCGGGCGTGCCTTTTTTCCAAGCCGAAAGCACGTTTTGTGGGCATTTCGCCCGCTAACAGCCGCTGTGCCCTCGCCCTCACGATCGCTCCTCGATATCGCTCCGTATCTATTGCCTCTAGTTTCTGCTTGACGGTGCGCATTTCTTCGGTGCAAGTGCCTGGCTGCTTTCCTTCTTGCATTATCAAAAACTTTAGGTCATCTCTCAACGTGTTTTCCTGCAGCCTTTGCTTTTGCTTTATAGCGCACGATCGTTCAATTGCCATCATTTTCATTGCCTGCTTAAATCTTTCCCACTTCGCTCCCAGAAGTTCGTTGTCCGCCATTGGCAGTTCGTGTATCGCCGACGTAACGCGATCCACGAAGATATCATCGTTTAGAAGCTTCTCATTAAGTTTCCAGTTTTCCCACACAAATTTGCttttcgttccttttcttttacctACATGGAAGACAACAAGACAATGGTCACTGAACGGCACTGGTTGTACGCTGTATTCGCCGCAGTACGGTATCAGTTCAACAGATACGTACGCCCGATCCAGACGCGCGTGACTCGTTCCTTGGAAATGGGTAAACCGAACGCCAGAGCCACATCCGAGACAATCACCAACATCCTCTAGATGACAGCGATCAATTATGTGACTTAAACAGGCAGTACTCGCATCTCggtagggcgtcgcactggtTTTGTCTCGTGTCATGCTTACGcagttgaaatcgccaagtaaGACAAGCAGACGGTCTGTGTCACAATGGTTGCCGACTATCTCAAAAAGGTTTCGCCTCTCTTCCGTGTTAGTGTGTGCGTAGATACAGATAATACGCAATTCCAAACCAGCAAGTGTGATGTCACAGACAATCCATCGACCGAAAACGCAAGTCACAACTCTTTCCACAATCGCTCCCAGAGACTGGCGAATCAACAGCATGCAACCTGCCGAGGTACCCACGGCATGAGACACGCAAACATCATACCGACTACTGAACGAGAGCACCATTCTGTCGGTCTGGTCTTGACTCTCGATTTTGGTCTCTTGTATCGCTACAATATCCAATTCCTGCTCAGTCACGAGTCTCAGCAGCTGATTTTGCCTCCTCCTGGATGAAAGACCCCTGACATTAAGCGTGGCTACTACGAGGTGTCTTTCAAATGCCGCCATCGTTAAGCAAGACCAGGCCGCCAGTACGGCGCTTACCTTCATGCGCACAACGCCGCGCCGTGTAGTGCCGTCCCTCCATTATTAGGTCTTCGGGTTGTCGTCGCGAGGAAGCGACGACGATCGTAGCCCGCTGGTGACACGCTGCTTTTTCCCTTCGCCTACGCCCGACTGGCGTTCTAGGAGACGCAGTCGTTGCTCCTGGCTCATTGCACTGACATCGTCGTGGCGTCGTTTCGCAGCCGCAGGGTCAGACTCCATGGGTTCCTCGTTGCTTTTTTCAGAAGGGCGTGGAATATCTTGCGGTGAATTGGTATCCATGCTCGTGGTTGCCGACTTGGGGGTGCTGGGCGCTGACTCACGAGTCCCTGGCATGGCGCCTTCCTTTTCATCGCTCAGCGCTGCGGCCGTTGGGCTCTCGACCACTGGGTTGGAGGCAGCTTGCTCAGCTTCATCCTCGTCCATGTGCAGCTCACTATTATCGCCGAATGTTCCTCGAGTCGCGGCGCGGGCGTATGACTTCGTGCATTCAGCCTCTTCATGCCCGAAGGCGTGGCACTCGCTGCACTTGGGCACCTTGCAGTCCCGCCTAATGTGGCCTGTGTTGCGGCAGCGGAGACATATCGGCGCACGCCCGGGCACGACGACTAATACTGTACCGTTCCCGATACGCAGCTGATGGGGTATGCGCTCGAGGCTTACACCTTCTCGAAGAACCAGCCGCACAACACGAGTAGTCGAGTCGGCGTTTTCAAACCCGCCGGTCTTCCATCTATCGCTCGAAACTTCTTTCACTTCGCCGTACTCGGCGAACGCCCGCCTCAGAGTTTCGTTGCTGACGTTGAAGGCACACCAATGCACCTTCAGCCGCACTTCCTGCCTTTCAGGGTCAAAGACAACGCAAGTCTTCCCTTTAACAACAATATGCCCGATGTCGAGCAACTTTTTCTTGGCTTCTTCACTACGGAAGTTGACTAACCAGACGTGCGACATCTGGTACGCTCCAATACCGCCCACCTGTTCAATGACGCCGGCTTCTTTCATCGGCTGGCGGAAATCTTCTATCCTGTAAGGCCTTCCAGCGGTGTCGCAGTGAAGAACAGCCATTGTTTTCAGTCCTTCTCCGGTCGGCAGCGGCGGCAGTACAATCCTGTAATCTTTCAGGCCGTCCAAAAACGATGTTCCGCGGCCAGAATCGGCCGTTATCACTGCTCGCGAAGAGCCAGCCATCCTGCGTCCTTTCACGACCgtggccggaagcagaatccactgagctaccacggcgggtggacACCACTTAGAGTTCATAACTAAAGCTAAGCaaatattactattttttttttatgaaacaaCACTAATTCACATCTGGGTACCACTTTCCCTGCCAGATAAAGATCGAGGAACTCTGGTAATACTTCATCTTCTGGCTGCGCCGCACAGACTACATTGCGTTTAGATACCTTAAATGCTTATCGATGTCTCCTGAATTCAACAAGTCCCATCTTGTCTAACAAGAACAGAACCTCATCCTGAGCCGCAAAAATACCTGCAACCTGTGCAAATTGTGCGTCGTCTGCctaacccgtcgtggttgctcagcggctatggtgttgcgctgctgagcacgaggtcgcgggatcgaatcccggccacggctgccgcatttctatggcggcgaaatgcgaaaacacccgtgtacttatatttaggtgcacattaaagaaccccaggtgatcgaaatttccggagtcgtccactacaagtgcctcataatcggaaagtggttttggaacgtaaaacccccatAAGTCAATTTCGTCTCCCTTGGCCATTAAAAGCACATCTCCCACATGGGAGATGTGCTTTTCCATTTGCGGCATAGTGACTGACTTTGCCTGCCATACGTTACCTGCAGGCAGGCGCTCCTCAATGCACGTATGTAAAACAGATCTTCGCACAGGTTTCAGGCCTGACATGGTGTGGGGTTGGTTGAAGACAATCGCACGGAATTCATAGCATTGCGAAAGTTGGTGAAGCTCTGCAAGTGTTTTACATTTGTTTTTGAAGCTTTTCATCTTTGATGCCTTGAACCTCATACGCCAGATTTGTTTGAGTGGTACGAAAAGAGAGATCATGCGTGGGTAGTGCACAATTAAGGTAATGTAATTTAGGGATTATGCGGGCTTCTGGGTAGCGGGTAACGAATGAACGGAGAAATTCTTGAATTTTCACCtccatattgctacgggatagtatttccaatgacgaagagccgagcagtaagaagacgacgacgacgattggaagctagcgcgggctgttgcctcttggccaactgcgccgtattgccttgtaaatatacttgtaaatagcttttcgtcggtgtcttcctacgtaacaatataaacaagAGACTCTTAGGGAAGCTCATCAGACGAAAGCATGCCTACAACTTCTCCGAATAGGAGGTAAACTTCCCAGCCTTCGTTTCCCTCTAGAATTTTAGAAGCGAAAATCTGAGGTAACAGTCCGGAAAGGCACCACTTCTGTGAAGCAGTGCCCTTTAGAGGGGTATTGCCTCGTACGAAGGCTTCTGTGGGTCGTGGTTGTCTGTCAACGCTTTAGATTTAGAATCTAAAAACGTTGTTGTCTGTTTGTGCAATCATTGCGGCCACGATGGAATGGGCAAACTTCGTGCACTGTTCTGCAAACCCCTGTGCAAAAAAACGTGCAAaccgctgctctgttcttgctcaaatattGTAGagcgatcgcattttggcgtcgactttacacttggcacagttaagtGCCTTGTTTGTAAGAAAAACGCAAATTTGCCTGCGCCCATGAAGCTGCAAACAGCTGCCGTAACTCCGCAAGAATAAACcagtgtcgccgcctgccgtcagcttTAAAAAGCAGCGTCTTACGGAGGACGGTCGCCTGTACCAGGAGCAGGCAACACGCGGCAGCGCTCCTTGatatgctgctttctgcagctgacgacAGGCGGCgatacaagtttatgcttgcgccgtcgcgTCAGCAGCTCGCATTTTCATGAGCGCCGGTAAGTTTGCATTAAAGAAAAGATCAGGCAATTAACTTTgctaagtgttatactaaacgaagtagaCACCAAAATGTGGTCGTTCTGCCAAATTTGAGCAAGGATAGCGCAGCGGTGAACGAAAAATGTTTTGCGAAcgcgcgcagcgaaatattcaggacccagCACATGACTTACGGCTTTCATATTTACTTCGACTTTGGATTCGCAACTATGAGAAGCGCGGCAATGGCTCTGACGGCACCTTGCAATCTACGGCGGTGAACGAGTATCTAAACGCGAGTGGCATTCCTCTCTTgcttgcgttacgcctgtgaaatccgacagcggtggcagcatgtcgtccgatccgccttcaactgaacgctcgccgactgatgcggaaggagcggtttgcctcttgcttgcgttgcgcctgtgaaacgtgacaacggtggcagcatgtcgtccgatccggcttaaactgaacgctcgccgactggtGCGGAAGAAGCGGCTTGCCTCGTTTCGCAGGGGCCATCAAAGAAAATCGTGAAGCTCACAGGCGCCCGGCAACTCGCCGACCTCCACGAAAGCCTGCGGACGGGAGGGTTCGTGTACCTGATGACAGGCAACGATCTTCTAATACAGGTGAGCGTAAATGTACTGCGCGTAATGGAGCGCAAAGAGGATTTGCTCATTGTTTGATTCATATGGGCAAAGTAGCAACAGTATGCGTAGCGGAAATGTCGAGCACAATTAATAACTGTTCGGTTGCCGCGCGTTGAACTGACAGATCGAGTGTTACGAAATTGCTCTGTGTCACTTCACTGTGCTGCCAACTACTAATATTTTTGTGTCGTCGCAGCCAATGCACTTGACCTTAAATTGAGAAGTGTAGTGCATACTTGCCCGTACGAACACAACGTTGCTCAACTATAATTATTGGCGTGTCGAGAAGCCGCAAGGAAACTAGCCTTTTCAGGACTTCCATCTTCTGAAAACTTGTGCAGTTGGTTTACTACTAATATTGAGGTCAGGTGTGCAATCGCTTCCCTATCTCTGGTAGGAGAGGGAGTAGTAACAGCTTCAGTCAATGTAATGGTGCTTTAGTTAGCATAACTGGTCGCAGTATGCCATATTCTGCAAACTTCTGCAACGTTTAACTAATAAAACAGGCAAGGCGAGGAAAACGGACTTGTTGTTTGCCTGTTCAATCTTTGTCGTCATTTGTGCGCTGCAACATTCACGCAGCAATGAAGTTAAATTGAACCAactgaggaaaaaaaattgctggcatgTTCAGCAATAGGACTATGAAAACCTTGGGCAATCAGCAATATGGGTCTATCTTTGTGAAATCATCTGTTCTTATACATTAATGGTTGCTCACATTGCATAAATAAGCTTAGCCTTGTTAGCTTAATGCGTCCTGTACTTAGATCACATATGGGCAGCAGGATtagtgctgtgctgtgctgtgctgtgatggCTCTAAATAACAAACCTGTTTGGGACAGTACAGCAACCATGAAGAAAGCCTGTTTAATTAATCAATGCCTGTTCAATGTCCACAGCTTCACTTCTAATGTGCAAAACTACTGATAAACCATCTGGGTGTGCTTTCAGATCTTCCAACGACCGGTTGCAGTGCTACGTCGACATGGGTGAAAGCACGACGGTGTGTGATGGAGCATTGATTAACTTGGTTGTCTCCCCAAGCCACTCCGAAGCATCAGAGGCACAAAAAAAGCCGTATGCACCCGATCTTATTTAATCTGTACTCATGCATTAACTCTGTATAACATTAAAACCTGTCGTATGCTGGAAAGCTATAATACCGGTATTTGAGCACTACTTTAatgagcccctcaccaggccacatagctaatttaattatatgctggaagttgttaggtgccctcttgggagcattctgctgcacaaattttcaaattggctcattaatagctgagatagaaatattgcagttccgcaaacccatgatttaaAGAGGCTAGCGTCACAGCCAAAAAGAACGCTTGGATGCCCCTTGCCAAGCCACTAGTGGAGAAAAGGCTGCATGTTGTTCCATATATGCATGAAGTGGCCCACGATTTAAAGAAAGTGGCCAGCAGGTACAAAGTGCCTATTATTTTCTTGGGTCCACGGAAGCTTACTGTCCTGTGCCCACGCATCTCAGACCCACAGAAGCTGACCCTTTGTGGTAAAAATCATACAAGGCCATATGTGACTTGCGCAGTCGGTATGGTGTACGAAATTCCACTTAATTGCGGCAAGGTGCATATCAGCCAGACAGGCTGTTGCACCAACGATTTGGCAAGGGAACATGAGCTGTCTGCCAGGAATAAGATTAATGCACATTTGCCTATGCACTGCAATTACCGCACGCGTGAGCCATATCTTTTCCATATCCGCATTCTTGGTAAAAGCAAAGATTGTCTGCATGAGAATTAATGGAGGCCTGTTTCATCAACATAAAATGTGACGTCTATGCCAGTGATACATCTGTGGCTTGAACTGAATTGaacgacagtttctgcactgtatgACTGAATAATAATGGGCAAACTTGTTTGAGTATTGTGTGGAAACATGTGCGCACATGGCCACCTTCACCTATAAATATGAACCTGTTTGCTTTCAGTAAAGTAGTAGCAAGTGACACTCATTCCTGTCCTAAAGCTTCTTTCTGCCCCTGGTTGTGTCTTAACTTTGGGGAATAAGCTCATGGGAATTTCgtaaacaaataaatgcatgccaTAGGGGCAATTCCACTATGTAAAAATAAAACGTTTTTTCCCCCTAATATCTTTATGTATCTATATAGTCCTAGTTCCACTTTTGTAGCATACCACTGTCTTTGTTAAATATTGGAATGCTCTGCTACTAATAGATATGACAAATGAGGTGTATTTATGAAAACATAAAACaaaaagctgcaaaatatttttttttaattttgtgcaGTCTAGACAGCCCACATATAACTGATGATATATGAAGAGCTTAAGAAGCACAATCATGTTTGTGACTCCTCAATCCTTCCATATCACCTTTCAAAGTCTTATCTGACCTTGACATTTGTATCTATCTCAGTAGCTCAGATTTATGTAATGCTGAGGGAAAATTTGACTTCCTGTTTGAAATAATAGCCATGTTTCACAAAAAAAGCTTATAAGCAAAGGCACCAAGAAGTTATCAGAAAAAATACGTTCATTGAAATATTAATTCATTAGCCACCAGAAATGTGATAGGGAGTTAATAATGTTTGGATAAACACAAGCGGTCTAGTTTGTGTATTTGAGAACCAGGATCTTCTAGTATATTTTTGTTCTATCAAATCATCCTTGGCCTTTATCTGACCTGCTTTTGTTCTCTGTTTCTGGCCCCAAGACAATGCTAGTCTGGACTTGGCACTCTATGCCCAGTATTTGTCCTTCACAAAGCAATACCCCTGTAGACGATGTAGCTAGCAACAAGTTTTCCTCAGAAGGAATGTTTGCAGGTGCGTCACTATGGTTGCCTATTTCACCTTGGTGGGGGAGCTTTTTGCTCATGGTACCAATGTCTGTGAAGGGACCAATAATGCACCTTCCTTGTGCATGGTACCAATGCGAAAAGGGGGAGAGGGATCATGGTGTGTTGGTAAGGAGGTATCTGTATAGGGGGTGATAAAATTCCTCTTTAAATTTCGTTTTAACAGCCCATTCATGCTGTAACGAGTCAGTTGTCTCAGTCAGTGATTTTTGCTGTTCGTACATCATTATCCTTGAAAAGCAATGGGCTCCATTTGCCATGGCAAATGTGCCCATATTTATCAAGagcccttcctgtattcttagcGCGTCACTAACTATATAGTAGGTAAATTTGAGCATGTGGAGTGATAGTCTGTGATACCACATCTTTTGTTTTTCTAGCACTGGATTTTGTT
This region includes:
- the LOC129386696 gene encoding uncharacterized protein; protein product: MAGSSRAVITADSGRGTSFLDGLKDYRIVLPPLPTGEGLKTMAVLHCDTAGRPYRIEDFRQPMKEAGVIEQVGGIGAYQMSHVWLVNFRSEEAKKKLLDIGHIVVKGKTCVVFDPERQEVRLKVHWCAFNVSNETLRRAFAEYGEVKEVSSDRWKTGGFENADSTTRVVRLVLREGVSLERIPHQLRIGNGTVLVVVPGRAPICLRCRNTGHIRRDCKVPKCSECHAFGHEEAECTKSYARAATRGTFGDNSELHMDEDEAEQAASNPVVESPTAAALSDEKEGAMPGTRESAPSTPKSATTSMDTNSPQDIPRPSEKSNEEPMESDPAAAKRRHDDVSAMSQEQRLRLLERQSGVGEGKKQRVTSGLRSSSLPRDDNPKT